A portion of the Carya illinoinensis cultivar Pawnee chromosome 11, C.illinoinensisPawnee_v1, whole genome shotgun sequence genome contains these proteins:
- the LOC122281654 gene encoding pentatricopeptide repeat-containing protein At5g61990, mitochondrial isoform X1: MGLLSRRNLLAFALRNRNVVAEGRPSRVSFVYPKSLSLCTPQTSKQNEELTIKEISGFLKQSNWQSLMESSNIPKKLNPEVVRSVLQHNRVSDPKRLLHFFDWSASLMGVPQNQYSFSILAIALCNSRLFSHANGILERMVGTRKPPLEILDSIVTFYVECGGSNVVVFEILVNAYRKVGMLNEAASVFLGIKNDEFLPTLVFCNSLLKDLAKCNRMELFWKVYDRMLEAKMSPDVYTYSTVINAHCKVGNVEEGRKVLFGMEEKGCSPNMVTYNVVIGGLCKRGAVDEALELKNLMAGKGLVPDAYTYSILVDGFCKQKRSEEAKSILEEMFGMGLHPDHFTYTALVDGFMKQGKVEDALRIKDEMVAHGVSLTLVTYNVLVGGFCKVGEMTKARALMNEMSVMGIKPDTYTYNSLISGYYKKKNMVEACQLLLEMKKWNLAPTVFTYGVIINGLCHCGDLQAANGVLEQMIAGGLKPNAVLFSTLIKGHVQQSRFDEAITILKGMKEKGVLPDIFCYNSLIIGLCKAKKMKDANNFLNEMIERGLKPNEYTYGAFIDGYAKVGNMQLAYGYFIEMLGWGMAPNDIICSALIDGHFKDGNVTGALSAFRLLLGQGIIPDIQTYSVLIHGLSTNGKIEEAMEVLSEVLDKGLVPDVFTYTSLISGFCKQGDLDRAFQLYDEMCQKGITPNIVTYNSLINGLCKSGDMERARELFDGISRKGLSMNAVTYATIIDGYCKSGNLAEAFQLMDEMPSRGVPPDRFIYCALVDGCCKAGNTEKALSLFHEMVQKGFASTSSFNALIDGFSKSGKLVEANQLFEDMVDKHVTPDDVTYTILINSHCKAGLMKEAEKLFLEIKKRNLKPNILTYTLLLRGYNNIGSRDKMFALFDEMVTAGIDPDEVINGMLERIPLISEAANTEAIFNRN; this comes from the coding sequence ATGGGTCTACTTTCTCGGAGAAACCTCCTTGCATTTGCACTCCGAAATCGAAATGTTGTCGCAGAAGGTCGACCATCAAGAGTTAGTTTTGTTTATCCCAAATCCCTTAGCCTTTGCACCCCGCAGACCTCAAAACAGAATGAAGAGCTCACGATCAAAGAAATCTCCGGCTTTCTCAAACAAAGCAACTGGCAGTCCCTCATGGAATCGTCAAATATACCCAAGAAGCTGAACCCAGAAGTGGTTCGGTCCGTTCTTCAACATAACCGGGTGAGTGACCCCAAACGCCTCCTTCATTTTTTTGATTGGTCCGCTTCTTTGATGGGCGTTCCTCAAAATCAGTATTCTTTCTCGATTCTTGCAATTGCTCTATGTAATTCGAGGCTTTTCTCCCATGCTAATGGCATCTTAGAGCGAATGGTGGGAACCCGGAAGCCGCCGTTGGAAATTCTTGATTCCATTGTTACTTTCTATGTAGAATGTGGTGGGTCTAATGTGGTGGTTTTTGAGATTTTGGTGAATGCTTATAGGAAAGTGGGGATGTTGAATGAGGCTGCTAGCGTGTTTTTGGGAATTAAAAATGATGAGTTTTTGCCTACTCTGGTGTTTTGTAATTCTTTGTTGAAGGACTTGGCAAAGTGTAATAGGATGGAGTTGTTTTGGAAGGTTTATGATCGGATGTTAGAGGCTAAGATGAGTCCTGATGTTTATACGTATTCTACTGTGATAAATGCGCATTGTAAGGTGGGGAATGTTGAAGAGGGTAGGAAGGTGCTATTTGGTATGGAGGAGAAGGGCTGTAGTCCTAATATGGTTACCTACAATGTGGTGATTGGAGGATTGTGCAAACGTGGGGCTGTTGATGAGGCTCTTGAGCTGAAGAATCTCATGGCTGGGAAGGGGTTGGTCCCAGATGCCTATACTTACTCTATACTTGTCGATGGGTTTTGCAAACAGAAAAGGTCAGAAGAAGCAAAGTCGATATTGGAAGAGATGTTTGGTATGGGTTTACATCCTGACCACTTTACCTACACTGCTTTGGTTGATGGGTTCATGAAACAAGGTAAGGTAGAAGATGCCTTGAGAATCAAAGATGAGATGGTTGCCCATGGAGTAAGCTTAACTTTGGTAACATATAATGTGCTTGTCGGTGGGTTCTGTAAGGTTGGTGAGATGACGAAGGCCAGAGCTCTCATGAATGAGATGAGTGTGATGGGAATAAAACCAGATACTTATACTTATAACTCTTTAATTAGTGGgtattacaaaaagaaaaatatggttGAGGCTTGTCAACTTCTTCTTGAGATGAAGAAGTGGAACTTGGCACCCACAGTTTTCACTTATGGTGTGATAATAAACGGCCTATGCCATTGTGGAGATCTGCAAGCGGCTAATGGTGTTTTGGAGCAGATGATTGCTGGGGGTTTGAAACCAAACGCTGTTCTATTCTCAACTCTAATCAAAGGTCATGTGCAGCAAAGTAGATTTGACGAGGCAATAACAATATTAAAAGGAATGAAGGAAAAGGGTGTTCTGCCTGacattttttgttataattctCTTATAATTGGCCTCTGCAAGgccaaaaaaatgaaagatgcTAACAATTTCTTGAATGAAATGATCGAGAGGGGTCTTAAACCTAATGAATATACATATGGGGCTTTCATCGATGGATATGCTAAGGTAGGGAATATGCAATTAGCATACGGTTATTTCATAGAAATGCTAGGTTGGGGTATGGCGCCCAATGATATCATCTGCTCGGCCCTGATTGATGGGCACTTTAAAGATGGTAACGTAACTGGAGCTCTTTCTGCATTTCGATTATTACTTGGTCAAGGGATCATCCCAGATATCCAGACTTATAGTGTGCTCATCCATGGTCTTTCTACAAATGGGAAAATTGAGGAAGCAATGGAGGTTTTATCTGAAGTCCTTGACAAGGGTCTGGTGCCAGATGTTTTTACCTACACCTCTCTCATTTCTGGATTCTGTAAGCAAGGTGATTTAGACAGAGCTTTTCAACTCTATGATGAGATGTGCCAGAAAGGCATCACTCCAAACATTGTTACTTATAACTCCTTGATCAATGGACTTTGCAAGTCAGGTGACATGGAGAGAGCTAGGGAACTGTTTGATGGAATCTCAAGAAAGGGTTTGTCTATGAATGCTGTGACCTATGCTACAATTATAGATGGGTACTGCAAATCTGGAAATTTAGCTGAGGCATTTCAATTAATGGATGAGATGCCATCAAGGGGGGTTCCACCTGATCGTTTCATCTATTGTGCCCTTGTTGATGGGTGCTGCAAAGCAGGAAACACGGAGAAGGCCCTTTCCTTATTTCATGAGATGGTGCAGAAGGGCTTTGCTTCCACATCTTCTTTCAATGCTTTGATCGATGGCTTCTCCAAGTCCGGGAAATTGGTGGAAGCAAACCAATTGTTTGAAGACATGGTTGATAAGCATGTGACCCCAGATGATGTGACCTACACAATTCTGATCAATTCGCACTGCAAAGCAGGATTAATGAAGGAAGCTGAGAAGCTCTTTCTGGAgatcaaaaaaagaaatctgAAGCCAAATATTTTAACTTACACTTTACTCCTGCGTGGTTACAACAACATAGGGAGCAGAGATAAGATGTTTGCTCTTTTCGATGAAATGGTGACAGCGGGGATTGACCCTGATGAAGTAATAAATGGCATGCTTGAGAGAATTCCATTGATATCTGAGGCTGCAAATACAGAGGCCATCTTCAACCGCAACTAG
- the LOC122281654 gene encoding pentatricopeptide repeat-containing protein At5g61990, mitochondrial isoform X2: MVGTRKPPLEILDSIVTFYVECGGSNVVVFEILVNAYRKVGMLNEAASVFLGIKNDEFLPTLVFCNSLLKDLAKCNRMELFWKVYDRMLEAKMSPDVYTYSTVINAHCKVGNVEEGRKVLFGMEEKGCSPNMVTYNVVIGGLCKRGAVDEALELKNLMAGKGLVPDAYTYSILVDGFCKQKRSEEAKSILEEMFGMGLHPDHFTYTALVDGFMKQGKVEDALRIKDEMVAHGVSLTLVTYNVLVGGFCKVGEMTKARALMNEMSVMGIKPDTYTYNSLISGYYKKKNMVEACQLLLEMKKWNLAPTVFTYGVIINGLCHCGDLQAANGVLEQMIAGGLKPNAVLFSTLIKGHVQQSRFDEAITILKGMKEKGVLPDIFCYNSLIIGLCKAKKMKDANNFLNEMIERGLKPNEYTYGAFIDGYAKVGNMQLAYGYFIEMLGWGMAPNDIICSALIDGHFKDGNVTGALSAFRLLLGQGIIPDIQTYSVLIHGLSTNGKIEEAMEVLSEVLDKGLVPDVFTYTSLISGFCKQGDLDRAFQLYDEMCQKGITPNIVTYNSLINGLCKSGDMERARELFDGISRKGLSMNAVTYATIIDGYCKSGNLAEAFQLMDEMPSRGVPPDRFIYCALVDGCCKAGNTEKALSLFHEMVQKGFASTSSFNALIDGFSKSGKLVEANQLFEDMVDKHVTPDDVTYTILINSHCKAGLMKEAEKLFLEIKKRNLKPNILTYTLLLRGYNNIGSRDKMFALFDEMVTAGIDPDEVINGMLERIPLISEAANTEAIFNRN, translated from the coding sequence ATGGTGGGAACCCGGAAGCCGCCGTTGGAAATTCTTGATTCCATTGTTACTTTCTATGTAGAATGTGGTGGGTCTAATGTGGTGGTTTTTGAGATTTTGGTGAATGCTTATAGGAAAGTGGGGATGTTGAATGAGGCTGCTAGCGTGTTTTTGGGAATTAAAAATGATGAGTTTTTGCCTACTCTGGTGTTTTGTAATTCTTTGTTGAAGGACTTGGCAAAGTGTAATAGGATGGAGTTGTTTTGGAAGGTTTATGATCGGATGTTAGAGGCTAAGATGAGTCCTGATGTTTATACGTATTCTACTGTGATAAATGCGCATTGTAAGGTGGGGAATGTTGAAGAGGGTAGGAAGGTGCTATTTGGTATGGAGGAGAAGGGCTGTAGTCCTAATATGGTTACCTACAATGTGGTGATTGGAGGATTGTGCAAACGTGGGGCTGTTGATGAGGCTCTTGAGCTGAAGAATCTCATGGCTGGGAAGGGGTTGGTCCCAGATGCCTATACTTACTCTATACTTGTCGATGGGTTTTGCAAACAGAAAAGGTCAGAAGAAGCAAAGTCGATATTGGAAGAGATGTTTGGTATGGGTTTACATCCTGACCACTTTACCTACACTGCTTTGGTTGATGGGTTCATGAAACAAGGTAAGGTAGAAGATGCCTTGAGAATCAAAGATGAGATGGTTGCCCATGGAGTAAGCTTAACTTTGGTAACATATAATGTGCTTGTCGGTGGGTTCTGTAAGGTTGGTGAGATGACGAAGGCCAGAGCTCTCATGAATGAGATGAGTGTGATGGGAATAAAACCAGATACTTATACTTATAACTCTTTAATTAGTGGgtattacaaaaagaaaaatatggttGAGGCTTGTCAACTTCTTCTTGAGATGAAGAAGTGGAACTTGGCACCCACAGTTTTCACTTATGGTGTGATAATAAACGGCCTATGCCATTGTGGAGATCTGCAAGCGGCTAATGGTGTTTTGGAGCAGATGATTGCTGGGGGTTTGAAACCAAACGCTGTTCTATTCTCAACTCTAATCAAAGGTCATGTGCAGCAAAGTAGATTTGACGAGGCAATAACAATATTAAAAGGAATGAAGGAAAAGGGTGTTCTGCCTGacattttttgttataattctCTTATAATTGGCCTCTGCAAGgccaaaaaaatgaaagatgcTAACAATTTCTTGAATGAAATGATCGAGAGGGGTCTTAAACCTAATGAATATACATATGGGGCTTTCATCGATGGATATGCTAAGGTAGGGAATATGCAATTAGCATACGGTTATTTCATAGAAATGCTAGGTTGGGGTATGGCGCCCAATGATATCATCTGCTCGGCCCTGATTGATGGGCACTTTAAAGATGGTAACGTAACTGGAGCTCTTTCTGCATTTCGATTATTACTTGGTCAAGGGATCATCCCAGATATCCAGACTTATAGTGTGCTCATCCATGGTCTTTCTACAAATGGGAAAATTGAGGAAGCAATGGAGGTTTTATCTGAAGTCCTTGACAAGGGTCTGGTGCCAGATGTTTTTACCTACACCTCTCTCATTTCTGGATTCTGTAAGCAAGGTGATTTAGACAGAGCTTTTCAACTCTATGATGAGATGTGCCAGAAAGGCATCACTCCAAACATTGTTACTTATAACTCCTTGATCAATGGACTTTGCAAGTCAGGTGACATGGAGAGAGCTAGGGAACTGTTTGATGGAATCTCAAGAAAGGGTTTGTCTATGAATGCTGTGACCTATGCTACAATTATAGATGGGTACTGCAAATCTGGAAATTTAGCTGAGGCATTTCAATTAATGGATGAGATGCCATCAAGGGGGGTTCCACCTGATCGTTTCATCTATTGTGCCCTTGTTGATGGGTGCTGCAAAGCAGGAAACACGGAGAAGGCCCTTTCCTTATTTCATGAGATGGTGCAGAAGGGCTTTGCTTCCACATCTTCTTTCAATGCTTTGATCGATGGCTTCTCCAAGTCCGGGAAATTGGTGGAAGCAAACCAATTGTTTGAAGACATGGTTGATAAGCATGTGACCCCAGATGATGTGACCTACACAATTCTGATCAATTCGCACTGCAAAGCAGGATTAATGAAGGAAGCTGAGAAGCTCTTTCTGGAgatcaaaaaaagaaatctgAAGCCAAATATTTTAACTTACACTTTACTCCTGCGTGGTTACAACAACATAGGGAGCAGAGATAAGATGTTTGCTCTTTTCGATGAAATGGTGACAGCGGGGATTGACCCTGATGAAGTAATAAATGGCATGCTTGAGAGAATTCCATTGATATCTGAGGCTGCAAATACAGAGGCCATCTTCAACCGCAACTAG